In Streptococcus oralis, a single window of DNA contains:
- a CDS encoding DUF951 domain-containing protein: MYQVGNFVEMKKPHACTIKSTGKKANRWEITRVGADIKIKCSNCDHLVMMSRYDFERKMNKIID; the protein is encoded by the coding sequence ATGTATCAAGTTGGAAATTTTGTTGAGATGAAAAAACCACATGCTTGCACAATTAAATCAACAGGTAAAAAAGCTAATCGTTGGGAAATTACACGCGTAGGGGCAGATATCAAAATCAAATGTAGCAATTGTGACCACCTTGTTATGATGAGTCGCTATGATTTTGAACGAAAAATGAATAAGATTATTGACTAA